The Deltaproteobacteria bacterium genome includes a window with the following:
- a CDS encoding ferrochelatase, whose protein sequence is MATVVAQAGITNHALGWQSIPNNVPEAWITPTVEEQIDAIAKAGFTSIIQIPIGFTADHIETLYDIDITHRQYALARGLSFRRLSSLNAGDTFVQALQEIVHRSVNLP, encoded by the coding sequence GTGGCCACCGTCGTTGCACAAGCCGGTATCACCAATCATGCCCTCGGCTGGCAGAGCATTCCGAATAACGTCCCGGAAGCCTGGATAACCCCAACGGTGGAAGAACAGATTGACGCCATCGCTAAAGCCGGTTTTACGAGCATTATCCAGATCCCGATCGGGTTTACAGCCGATCACATTGAGACGCTCTACGATATTGACATCACGCACCGGCAGTACGCGCTGGCCAGGGGTCTTTCCTTTCGGCGCCTGTCTTCTCTCAATGCCGGTGATACATTTGTGCAAGCCTTGCAAGAGATAGTGCACAGGTCTGTAAATCTCCCCTAA
- the hemG gene encoding protoporphyrinogen oxidase, whose translation MNRIAIIGGGISALACAVNLKEQGLDFTLFEKENYAGGKLYTEKFGDLTIEGGPDSYLPEKFWSVQLIKKVGLAAKMLCSNDESKGTFIYSGGRLHALPEGVMLMVPTMIMPLAKSSLISWPGKIRMGMELFVPPRTDMKDESLAEFVTRRLGRECLEKIAEPLVAGIHTSNPDNMSVHAAFPRFVDMESKSGSLIKGMIAVMKKMPPQNPAGSTSTPKMTYFMSLQEGMQSLADACMSYIGAERVKTGMPVVSVARHAQAYRLVFDDASTADFDAVVLATPSYITSDILKLADEKLCAMLAAIEWSASATVSIAFRKEDMKKPLPGFGFIVPRVENRRINACTWSSVKWSHRAPADTVLIRCFVGGGHHEELVVCDDNELLGIIREELAVMIGIKAEPSFFKVYRWFKGMPKYTVGHLGRIAAIDEKLKEYPGLFLIGCSYRGIGMGDCVKSGFDAAAAIGVG comes from the coding sequence ATGAACAGGATTGCTATCATCGGCGGCGGAATTTCCGCCCTGGCCTGTGCCGTAAATTTGAAGGAGCAGGGATTAGACTTCACGCTCTTTGAAAAGGAAAACTATGCCGGCGGCAAGCTTTACACGGAAAAATTCGGCGATCTGACGATAGAAGGCGGACCGGACAGTTATCTTCCCGAAAAATTCTGGTCCGTGCAACTTATTAAAAAAGTTGGCCTGGCCGCGAAGATGCTCTGTTCCAACGACGAGTCCAAGGGTACCTTCATCTATTCCGGGGGGCGACTCCACGCCCTGCCCGAGGGCGTCATGCTCATGGTGCCGACAATGATCATGCCGCTTGCCAAGTCCAGCCTTATCTCTTGGCCGGGCAAAATAAGGATGGGGATGGAGTTGTTTGTCCCACCCCGCACAGATATGAAAGACGAAAGCCTGGCAGAGTTCGTGACGCGACGTCTGGGCAGGGAATGCCTGGAAAAAATAGCCGAACCGCTGGTAGCCGGCATCCACACCTCCAATCCCGACAATATGAGCGTACATGCCGCTTTTCCGCGTTTCGTAGATATGGAGAGCAAGTCCGGCAGCCTGATCAAGGGCATGATCGCGGTCATGAAAAAGATGCCGCCGCAAAACCCGGCCGGGTCAACATCCACTCCCAAGATGACGTACTTCATGTCGCTGCAGGAAGGCATGCAGTCATTGGCAGACGCATGCATGTCCTATATTGGCGCCGAACGGGTCAAGACGGGAATGCCCGTGGTATCGGTTGCAAGGCATGCTCAAGCCTACCGCCTGGTATTCGATGATGCCTCCACGGCTGATTTTGATGCGGTCGTACTGGCCACACCATCCTACATTACGAGTGATATCCTGAAATTGGCGGATGAAAAGCTGTGTGCCATGCTGGCGGCAATCGAGTGGTCGGCATCGGCTACGGTTTCCATCGCTTTCCGGAAAGAAGATATGAAAAAGCCCCTGCCCGGCTTCGGATTCATAGTCCCCCGCGTGGAGAACCGAAGGATTAACGCCTGCACCTGGAGTTCCGTGAAATGGTCGCACCGGGCGCCCGCCGATACCGTTCTCATCAGATGTTTTGTAGGCGGCGGACATCACGAAGAACTCGTCGTCTGCGACGACAACGAACTGCTCGGCATAATTCGGGAAGAATTAGCCGTAATGATCGGCATCAAGGCGGAACCGTCATTCTTCAAGGTTTACAGGTGGTTCAAGGGGATGCCCAAATATACCGTCGGCCACCTGGGACGTATTGCGGCCATTGACGAAAAACTCAAGGAGTATCCGGGGCTATTTCTGATTGGCTGCAGCTACCGCGGGATCGGGATGGGGGACTGCGTGAAAAGCGGTTTTGACGCCGCCGCAGCCATTGGTGTGGGGTGA
- a CDS encoding D-alanyl-D-alanine carboxypeptidase, with protein sequence MTVSIFSCWESPKKVRSFRICLITLVLVLIFTATASAATRKHSVRKAHKHRARPPVSSVISRDPYIGAIVVNADTGRVIFEDKADAVGYPASVVKLINMLIILEKAQQGAIRFSDTVTVTAQSVNVGGSQANLRNKEAFSVDDLLYALMIKSANDAATALAIHVAGSKVAFIDLMNKKAKELGMTSTQFNSVNGLPPSLGTRPPDKATARDLAVLARAVLKYPDTLRYTSRRFYAFRKGEFDMNNHNHLLGVVAGCDGLKTGYFARAGFSIVATAQQNNIRLIAVVLGSRYRQTRDRQARALLAECFQSLARPSASALANSITRQN encoded by the coding sequence ATGACCGTATCTATCTTCTCATGTTGGGAATCTCCTAAAAAGGTTAGGTCTTTCCGTATTTGTCTAATAACGCTGGTTCTTGTTCTAATATTTACCGCCACTGCATCCGCCGCAACGAGAAAACACTCCGTACGCAAAGCCCATAAGCATCGCGCCAGGCCGCCCGTTTCATCAGTAATTTCCCGCGACCCTTACATCGGCGCCATTGTCGTAAACGCCGACACGGGCCGGGTAATTTTTGAAGACAAGGCTGATGCCGTTGGTTATCCGGCCAGTGTTGTAAAGCTTATCAATATGCTGATTATCCTGGAAAAGGCTCAGCAGGGGGCCATCAGGTTCTCCGACACTGTTACGGTTACCGCCCAATCCGTTAACGTGGGCGGATCACAGGCAAACCTGCGTAATAAAGAAGCCTTCTCCGTAGATGATTTACTTTATGCACTAATGATTAAATCGGCAAACGATGCGGCCACGGCGCTGGCCATTCACGTTGCCGGTTCCAAGGTAGCCTTTATAGATTTGATGAACAAAAAAGCAAAGGAACTGGGTATGACCTCAACTCAATTCAATTCTGTCAATGGTCTTCCTCCTTCGCTGGGAACAAGACCTCCGGATAAAGCTACGGCGCGCGATCTTGCCGTGCTCGCCCGGGCAGTGCTTAAGTATCCTGATACCTTGCGTTATACTTCAAGGAGATTCTATGCCTTCCGCAAGGGCGAATTCGATATGAATAATCATAATCACTTGCTGGGGGTGGTAGCAGGATGCGACGGATTGAAGACGGGATACTTCGCAAGAGCAGGTTTTTCGATCGTCGCCACGGCTCAGCAAAACAACATACGCCTGATTGCCGTAGTGCTGGGAAGCCGGTATCGGCAAACACGCGATCGTCAAGCCAGGGCGCTCTTGGCCGAATGTTTCCAGTCTTTAGCTCGCCCATCCGCCTCGGCACTGGCCAATAGCATCACCAGGCAGAACTAA
- a CDS encoding radical SAM protein, translating to MSWFNANEGMHYEGACIRPPSEADSILLQVTLGCSHNKCTFCGSYHDKRFRIKDDETILGDILFAAKYMQDQDRLFLMDGDALIIPQQRLMWILERIKEHLPRVKRVGAYASVKGVKRKSLEDLIQLRRNNLGILFYGVETGDDEIRKAIHKGSTAETCIEMGRRVKEADIELSVTVLLGIGGREKSLQHARATGELLSAMDPNFVGALTVMLIPGTPLYQDYVQGKFVLPDELGLLRELREMIACTNLTRGYFFSNHASNYLPIKAKLPSGKKKALDLIDAALRGEIGLKPEWMRAL from the coding sequence ATGAGCTGGTTTAATGCAAATGAAGGCATGCACTATGAAGGGGCTTGCATCAGGCCGCCCAGCGAGGCGGACAGCATCCTGCTGCAGGTAACTCTCGGTTGCTCGCATAACAAGTGTACCTTTTGCGGCTCCTACCATGACAAGCGTTTCCGGATCAAGGATGATGAGACTATACTGGGTGATATCCTTTTTGCGGCCAAATATATGCAGGATCAGGATCGTCTCTTTTTGATGGATGGTGATGCCCTGATTATTCCCCAGCAGCGGCTGATGTGGATTCTGGAACGCATTAAAGAACATTTGCCCAGGGTGAAGAGGGTAGGGGCCTATGCCAGTGTCAAAGGCGTCAAGAGGAAATCCTTGGAAGATTTAATTCAATTGCGCCGGAATAATCTGGGCATCCTTTTCTATGGGGTCGAAACCGGAGATGATGAGATCAGAAAAGCGATTCACAAAGGTTCCACTGCCGAGACGTGCATAGAGATGGGGCGCCGGGTGAAAGAGGCAGACATAGAGCTTTCGGTTACCGTTCTTTTAGGAATCGGTGGCCGCGAAAAGTCGCTCCAGCACGCCAGGGCGACGGGCGAGCTTTTGAGCGCCATGGACCCGAATTTTGTCGGGGCTTTAACGGTCATGCTCATTCCGGGCACGCCACTTTATCAGGATTACGTACAGGGTAAATTTGTCTTGCCGGACGAACTGGGCCTGCTCAGAGAATTACGGGAAATGATCGCCTGTACCAACCTGACGCGGGGATATTTTTTCTCCAATCATGCCTCCAATTACCTGCCCATCAAGGCCAAGCTGCCGAGCGGGAAAAAGAAAGCCCTGGATTTGATTGACGCTGCCTTGCGTGGAGAGATTGGGCTTAAACCAGAGTGGATGCGGGCGTTGTGA
- a CDS encoding PQ-loop domain-containing transporter, giving the protein MDWREWIGFIGGLLTTVGLFPQVWRLFKLRSAHEISLTFSVLFVIGIAFWLSYGIWLGLLSVILWNSVSLVLGIGMLYAKLKWGK; this is encoded by the coding sequence TTGGACTGGCGGGAATGGATCGGATTTATCGGTGGATTGTTGACTACCGTAGGCTTGTTTCCGCAGGTTTGGCGGCTGTTCAAGCTTCGGAGCGCCCATGAGATCAGCCTTACCTTCAGCGTGCTGTTTGTCATCGGCATTGCCTTCTGGCTGTCCTACGGCATCTGGCTGGGCCTGCTTTCCGTCATTTTATGGAACAGCGTGTCCCTGGTTTTAGGTATTGGCATGCTCTATGCCAAATTGAAGTGGGGCAAGTGA
- a CDS encoding DUF748 domain-containing protein, with amino-acid sequence MWRRAIRIVLSLPFLIVTGLFSIYLVFGFFLINPLAQKLLPWVAETKLASRLSVQQVKFNPITLETTVDGLKLTEPNGKFLAGFEQLYLNIGVTGLLRLAWRIQDIQIKSPRALLAVQPDGKFNWAALITNLNKDKKPPSGTVARVLIDHIKIDDGKVEYTDANRAGRPFKAVLQPLGIEFDGLSTLPGDHGNYRIVAKLPEQGAKLKLKGDIGLNPLSTKGEIALDGMRLADLQYLFKNPRKFELLSGTLTADLRYRFAMVHNKTGADAPSVQVNDANLSLKNFVLAPRRGGSPVLELTELQIGNANIDLAQCRVEVATVNLIGGKLAATRNVKGTLDWQTMFAADKEKTAPTSFVQSPPEASAPAQPWKIAVHAIKLADWAARFTDQGFAKPLIVSANGLGMTAALTGEVGDKQAIEVSPVNVSLGLVRVMSGEQKVAALQSAALVNAKLKLAENRLVIDAVELHDISTAVMLDKNKILNWAEIMKAAPDVPTPAPQKHATVKSAAADKPGMAVELARFSLDGLEIRIVDQSTNAPVKLDVAKGFVTMNNLSLDTNKPVPIEAGFSLKQGGNFKAHGNITPGNASGKLDLTLVGLSLKPFTSYVNQFAKLNLHSGAASTRGKLMFVRAETGMKVDFGGGFAVDDLALTKEVSGDLFFGWERLSSDSLELKLSPNRLHMNELVASHPFSKVIIFEDKDMNLKRILRNSETEGAKTAKAEIPAKTETREETAVFPFAIERLRIVSANVAFADLSLKPQFGTLMHDLTGVVTGLSNDPATMALVELDGKVDEFGSARIRGSVQPFRATDFTDLKLTFRNLEMANMTPYSGKFAGRRVESGKLAVDLEYKVKQRQLAGDNKIVINKLKLGERVDSPEAINIPLDLAIALLEDSEGIIDLDLPVSGNLDDPQFSYGKVIWKAIVNVLTKLVTSPFRALGSLMGISSDKLEAVEFDFGAATLLPPEQEKLKEIGKTLLKRPALTLSIAPAYALKKDTRAIQEFRIRRDVARSMELNVEPDHDPGPVDTANPRAQKALETLYGDRFDNQGGLKVIKSEYEKPKDSVKTIHADMLERLTLQIPVTNVELKQLAQSRGKAVQQALITLGKMDTAKISVGEPVNKDDDGKVVVCKISLSTGNH; translated from the coding sequence ATGTGGCGACGTGCAATCAGGATTGTATTGAGCCTGCCGTTCCTTATTGTAACAGGATTGTTCTCTATCTATCTGGTGTTCGGCTTTTTTCTGATCAACCCGCTGGCTCAAAAGCTATTGCCCTGGGTGGCCGAAACAAAACTTGCCAGCAGGTTGAGCGTGCAGCAAGTTAAATTCAATCCTATCACACTTGAAACTACCGTGGATGGCTTGAAACTGACCGAGCCAAACGGTAAGTTCCTCGCCGGTTTTGAGCAGCTCTACCTCAACATCGGTGTCACGGGACTGCTCCGCTTGGCTTGGCGTATTCAGGATATTCAAATCAAGAGCCCGCGTGCGCTGTTGGCGGTGCAACCTGATGGCAAGTTCAATTGGGCTGCGCTGATCACCAATCTGAATAAAGACAAAAAGCCACCGTCGGGGACCGTGGCAAGAGTGCTGATCGATCACATCAAAATTGACGACGGTAAGGTCGAGTACACCGACGCCAACCGTGCAGGCCGTCCGTTCAAAGCTGTGTTGCAGCCGCTCGGGATTGAGTTCGATGGCTTGTCCACGTTGCCCGGCGATCACGGCAATTACAGAATTGTTGCCAAATTGCCTGAGCAGGGCGCTAAGCTTAAATTGAAGGGTGATATAGGGTTGAACCCGCTATCGACCAAGGGCGAAATCGCTCTGGATGGCATGCGGCTGGCCGATTTGCAGTATTTGTTCAAGAATCCGCGCAAATTCGAACTTTTGTCCGGCACGCTGACTGCGGATTTACGTTACCGCTTCGCCATGGTACACAACAAGACGGGAGCGGACGCGCCTTCGGTGCAGGTCAACGATGCAAATCTCAGCTTAAAGAATTTCGTACTGGCTCCGCGCCGTGGTGGTTCGCCTGTGCTCGAACTTACCGAGTTGCAGATCGGCAATGCGAACATAGATCTGGCGCAGTGCCGTGTCGAAGTAGCGACCGTGAACCTGATTGGTGGCAAACTGGCGGCAACCCGCAATGTTAAGGGCACTCTGGATTGGCAAACGATGTTTGCCGCAGACAAGGAGAAAACAGCGCCGACATCCTTTGTACAATCTCCGCCTGAAGCAAGCGCACCAGCGCAGCCCTGGAAAATCGCAGTACATGCAATCAAGCTGGCTGACTGGGCGGCGCGCTTTACCGACCAGGGGTTTGCCAAACCGCTCATCGTGAGCGCAAATGGCCTTGGGATGACCGCAGCGCTGACGGGTGAAGTTGGTGACAAGCAGGCAATCGAAGTCAGCCCGGTAAATGTATCCCTGGGGCTGGTACGGGTTATGTCGGGTGAGCAGAAAGTGGCTGCGCTGCAAAGCGCCGCACTGGTCAACGCGAAACTGAAGTTGGCGGAAAACCGGCTCGTTATCGACGCAGTGGAATTGCACGACATAAGCACCGCGGTGATGCTGGACAAGAACAAAATCCTCAACTGGGCCGAGATAATGAAAGCTGCCCCGGACGTTCCAACACCAGCGCCGCAAAAGCACGCAACGGTCAAGTCAGCCGCCGCGGACAAACCCGGCATGGCTGTCGAGCTTGCACGCTTCAGTCTGGACGGTCTCGAAATCAGAATCGTTGATCAGTCGACCAACGCACCGGTCAAACTCGATGTCGCCAAGGGCTTTGTGACGATGAACAACCTGAGTCTCGATACGAACAAACCCGTGCCGATAGAAGCCGGTTTTAGCCTCAAACAAGGTGGAAATTTCAAAGCCCACGGCAATATCACCCCGGGCAATGCGTCGGGCAAACTCGACCTAACGCTCGTCGGTCTGTCGTTGAAACCCTTTACGTCTTATGTCAACCAGTTTGCCAAGCTCAATCTGCATTCGGGTGCGGCTTCTACACGCGGCAAGCTCATGTTTGTGCGAGCCGAAACGGGGATGAAAGTGGATTTTGGCGGTGGCTTTGCGGTAGACGACCTTGCCCTCACCAAAGAAGTATCAGGAGATCTTTTTTTCGGGTGGGAAAGGCTGTCCTCGGACAGCCTGGAGTTAAAACTGAGTCCAAATCGCCTGCACATGAACGAGTTGGTGGCGTCACATCCATTCAGTAAGGTCATTATTTTTGAAGACAAGGATATGAACCTGAAGCGTATTTTGCGTAATTCAGAGACGGAGGGCGCTAAAACGGCAAAGGCAGAAATACCTGCGAAGACAGAGACACGCGAAGAAACTGCTGTCTTCCCGTTTGCTATAGAGCGTCTGCGTATAGTCAGTGCCAACGTCGCGTTTGCCGACCTCTCGCTGAAGCCACAGTTCGGCACGCTGATGCACGACCTCACCGGTGTGGTCACAGGCCTTTCCAATGATCCGGCGACGATGGCGTTGGTGGAACTTGACGGCAAGGTGGACGAATTTGGCTCAGCCCGCATTCGTGGCTCGGTCCAGCCATTCAGGGCGACCGATTTCACTGACTTGAAGCTCACCTTCCGAAATCTTGAAATGGCCAACATGACTCCGTACTCGGGGAAATTTGCCGGGCGGAGAGTCGAATCCGGCAAGCTTGCGGTCGATCTCGAATACAAGGTCAAGCAGCGCCAGTTGGCTGGCGATAACAAGATCGTGATCAACAAACTCAAACTCGGCGAGCGGGTCGACAGCCCGGAGGCGATAAACATACCGCTCGACCTGGCGATTGCGCTATTGGAAGATAGCGAAGGCATCATCGACCTGGATTTGCCAGTTTCGGGAAACCTCGATGACCCGCAGTTCAGCTACGGTAAGGTTATCTGGAAAGCTATCGTCAACGTGCTGACCAAACTCGTAACATCACCCTTCCGCGCGCTCGGCAGTTTGATGGGAATCAGTTCCGACAAGCTTGAAGCGGTGGAATTCGACTTCGGTGCAGCGACTCTATTGCCGCCCGAACAGGAGAAACTCAAGGAAATCGGCAAGACGCTCCTCAAACGGCCTGCGCTCACGCTGTCCATTGCCCCCGCCTATGCCTTGAAGAAGGATACCCGCGCGATCCAGGAATTTAGGATCCGACGCGATGTCGCACGAAGCATGGAGTTGAATGTCGAGCCTGATCACGACCCGGGGCCGGTCGACACCGCCAATCCTCGTGCGCAAAAAGCTCTGGAGACTTTATATGGTGATCGTTTTGACAACCAGGGCGGGTTGAAGGTGATCAAGTCCGAATACGAAAAACCCAAAGATAGCGTGAAGACGATTCATGCCGACATGCTGGAACGCCTGACCTTGCAGATTCCCGTAACAAACGTCGAATTGAAACAGCTGGCGCAGTCGCGCGGCAAAGCGGTGCAGCAGGCACTGATAACACTGGGTAAGATGGATACAGCCAAAATCAGCGTGGGCGAGCCTGTGAATAAAGACGATGACGGGAAGGTCGTAGTATGCAAGATAAGCCTGAGTACAGGCAACCACTAA
- the aqpZ gene encoding aquaporin Z: MKQYGAEFFGTFWLVLGGCGSAVLAAAFPGVGIGLLGVSLAFGLTVLTMAYAIGHISGCHLNPAVSIGLWAGGRFPADKLLPYIIAQVLGGIVAGGVLYLIASGKAGFMVSAGFASNGYGIHSPGGFSLLSALVTEIVMTMMFLLIILGATDKRAPQGFAPIAIGLGLTLIHLISIPVTNTSVNPARSTAVALFVGDWAIMQLWLFWVAPIIGAVLGALVYRFIGDSE; this comes from the coding sequence ATGAAGCAGTACGGCGCAGAATTCTTTGGAACATTTTGGTTGGTTCTTGGCGGCTGTGGTAGTGCAGTTTTGGCAGCCGCATTTCCTGGGGTTGGTATTGGATTGCTGGGCGTTTCCCTTGCGTTCGGTCTAACAGTTTTAACCATGGCCTACGCGATCGGACACATATCCGGCTGCCATCTCAACCCAGCTGTGTCCATTGGGCTTTGGGCTGGCGGGCGCTTTCCTGCTGACAAGCTCCTGCCGTACATCATTGCACAAGTCCTCGGAGGCATTGTGGCCGGTGGTGTTCTCTACCTTATTGCCTCTGGCAAGGCCGGATTCATGGTATCAGCTGGTTTTGCGTCAAATGGATATGGTATCCATTCGCCTGGTGGTTTCTCGTTGCTATCGGCGTTGGTTACCGAGATTGTCATGACCATGATGTTTCTTCTGATCATCCTCGGTGCTACGGACAAACGGGCACCGCAAGGGTTCGCCCCGATAGCCATCGGCCTCGGACTTACATTGATTCACCTAATCAGCATCCCGGTCACTAACACATCGGTTAACCCTGCCCGCAGTACCGCCGTCGCTTTGTTTGTTGGCGATTGGGCCATTATGCAGCTTTGGCTGTTCTGGGTCGCTCCGATCATTGGTGCTGTGTTAGGTGCCCTCGTTTATCGTTTCATCGGTGATAGTGAGTAG
- the mscL gene encoding large conductance mechanosensitive channel protein MscL, producing the protein MIKEFKEFIMKGNVLDMAVGIIIGAAFGKVVTSFVSDVLMPPIGLLLGKVDFSNLFINLSGKSFESLADAKKAGAATLNYGLFLNTTIDFLIVGFAIFIMVRQVNRMKRQEVAPAPTNRECPFCYTAIPIKATRCPYCTSELASR; encoded by the coding sequence ATGATCAAAGAATTTAAAGAGTTCATTATGAAGGGAAATGTGCTTGACATGGCGGTGGGCATCATCATTGGTGCAGCCTTTGGCAAGGTTGTCACATCTTTTGTAAGCGATGTACTGATGCCCCCCATAGGCCTTCTGCTCGGAAAGGTTGATTTCAGTAACCTATTCATCAACCTATCAGGTAAATCATTTGAATCGCTGGCTGATGCAAAAAAAGCCGGAGCTGCAACACTCAACTATGGGCTCTTTCTTAACACAACGATTGACTTTCTTATTGTAGGTTTTGCCATATTCATCATGGTTAGGCAGGTCAATCGCATGAAACGCCAGGAGGTAGCTCCCGCACCTACAAACCGAGAGTGTCCGTTCTGCTATACTGCGATCCCGATTAAGGCCACCCGCTGCCCATATTGCACATCGGAACTTGCTTCCCGGTAA
- a CDS encoding DUF2780 domain-containing protein, producing MKRAYFIMSLTLLMGIIINSNSLVRAADSGLVQLITKDLGVTEKQATGGTGAIFNLAKHNLGADDFTQVAKAVPGIDKMMAAAPKPEGVAGMLGGASLGGSTPSVGGVASLAGSFSKLGMKAGMVNAFMPIVLNYVKSKGGEPLMLILQSALK from the coding sequence ATGAAAAGAGCATATTTCATAATGAGTCTTACTCTACTGATGGGGATAATTATTAACAGCAACTCATTAGTCAGGGCGGCAGATTCGGGGTTAGTCCAGTTAATCACTAAAGACCTTGGGGTAACGGAAAAACAGGCAACAGGAGGAACTGGGGCCATATTCAATCTTGCCAAACATAATTTGGGTGCTGATGATTTTACGCAGGTAGCCAAGGCTGTTCCTGGCATAGACAAAATGATGGCGGCAGCGCCCAAACCGGAAGGAGTGGCGGGGATGCTCGGAGGTGCCTCATTAGGGGGAAGTACTCCATCAGTGGGCGGAGTTGCGAGCCTGGCCGGAAGTTTCTCGAAACTGGGAATGAAGGCAGGTATGGTGAATGCGTTCATGCCCATTGTCCTTAACTATGTAAAGTCCAAGGGAGGGGAACCGCTCATGCTAATCCTGCAAAGCGCTTTGAAGTAA
- a CDS encoding OmpA family protein, with translation MKKTVWLFFMVIMVLILASSAYADNKAKAFSFSPFVGGYMFEGNENLNNKPIAGLRLGYDFTKNWGVEGLFEYLKTEYDIPALTSKTNVFGYRLEALYNFMPESRWVPYLAVGAGGRSLGYDHELVNNRNQVALDYGAGLKYFLYSDVALRGDVRHIIALNDRFNNLEYTLGATVYFGGSKQAAAPVVVDSDNDGVSDNYDKCPGTPIGVKVDQDGCPLDTDKDGVTDNLDKCPGTPEGVKVDQDGCPLDSDKDGVADYLDKCPGTPIGVKVDQDGCPLDSDKDGVPDYLDKCPGTPMGVKVDENGCPPVEQLQEVRAEAPAAAAVVETKEAVAAAAVAKEIFEKGRATINVEFDTNKADIKPAFDKEIQKFADVMKNYPDLKVVIEGHTDNVGGKVPNEKLSAKRANSVKDYLTKKFGIAESRLTAKGYGMSKPLDSNKTKAGRQKNRRVEAAVDYTIKK, from the coding sequence ATGAAAAAGACAGTTTGGTTATTTTTTATGGTTATTATGGTTCTTATTCTGGCTTCGTCTGCATACGCCGACAATAAGGCCAAGGCATTCTCCTTCAGTCCCTTTGTTGGAGGCTATATGTTCGAGGGCAACGAGAATCTGAATAACAAGCCGATTGCCGGTCTCCGTTTGGGCTACGATTTCACCAAGAATTGGGGGGTGGAGGGGCTTTTTGAATATCTGAAAACGGAATACGATATCCCCGCTTTAACCTCCAAGACAAATGTTTTTGGCTATCGCCTGGAAGCTCTTTATAACTTCATGCCGGAAAGCCGGTGGGTACCATACCTGGCCGTGGGCGCAGGAGGCAGAAGCCTCGGTTATGATCATGAGCTGGTGAATAACAGGAACCAAGTTGCCCTTGATTACGGGGCCGGGCTGAAATATTTCCTCTACAGTGATGTGGCCCTTCGCGGGGATGTGCGGCACATCATTGCACTGAATGACAGGTTTAACAACCTGGAATACACCCTGGGTGCAACCGTTTACTTTGGTGGTTCCAAGCAGGCGGCGGCGCCGGTCGTTGTTGATTCGGATAACGACGGCGTATCCGACAATTACGATAAATGCCCCGGTACGCCGATAGGCGTCAAAGTTGATCAGGACGGTTGTCCTCTGGATACCGACAAGGACGGCGTTACCGACAATCTGGACAAGTGTCCCGGCACGCCGGAAGGTGTGAAGGTGGATCAGGACGGTTGTCCACTGGATTCCGATAAGGACGGTGTTGCCGACTATCTCGATAAGTGCCCCGGTACGCCGATAGGCGTCAAGGTTGATCAGGACGGTTGTCCGCTGGACTCCGATAAGGATGGAGTGCCCGACTATCTCGACAAGTGCCCCGGTACACCGATGGGTGTCAAGGTAGATGAGAATGGTTGCCCACCCGTGGAACAGCTTCAGGAAGTTCGAGCGGAGGCTCCGGCTGCTGCTGCCGTAGTGGAGACGAAGGAAGCAGTGGCCGCGGCTGCAGTTGCCAAGGAAATATTCGAGAAAGGCCGGGCGACCATCAATGTCGAGTTTGATACCAATAAGGCAGATATCAAGCCCGCCTTTGATAAAGAGATTCAGAAATTTGCCGATGTCATGAAAAATTACCCCGATCTCAAAGTGGTGATTGAGGGGCATACGGACAATGTCGGCGGCAAAGTTCCTAATGAGAAGCTTTCCGCGAAACGGGCCAACAGCGTGAAAGACTATTTGACGAAGAAATTTGGCATAGCAGAATCACGCTTGACGGCCAAAGGCTACGGTATGTCCAAGCCGCTTGACAGCAATAAGACGAAAGCGGGCAGGCAGAAAAACCGCCGGGTTGAAGCGGCAGTTGATTATACAATCAAGAAATAA